The Zeugodacus cucurbitae isolate PBARC_wt_2022May chromosome 4, idZeuCucr1.2, whole genome shotgun sequence genome includes the window ATTTGAAGATAGCCTCTTTCGGTTCAGGAACAATGGGCTCGTCTTTCTCCTCCTCCTCGGCACCCCAGTTGACCTCAGTGGGATCATCCCATCCGGTACTAGCGGCCATCATTGGAGCTGCAGCAATCGGTTCCGGTACACGTTCTTCCACGtctatttcaatatataaattattgtaattCTTAACACATGGTCGTTTCATGCTAACCTTCATCGCTGTCACTGAATGTCTTATCACGCGACAACTCCTTCTCTACTTTAGATTTAGCAGCCACACCTGCCTGCGCACCGCCTGCGTCCTCCTTGTCACTGTCATAGAACGAGTCCGAACTTGGATTTTCCTACAGCGcgaattcgaaaattaattatttgttcataaattatatataaatatatcttgtACTCACCCCTTGTCCCGAAGCATCTGTACGCATAGAGATGGAACTAGCGGAACGTGCTAATTCCTGTACACCCATAATCTCTGCCTCTTGCACCCATTCATCGACATTAATGCCACCCTCACGCAAACTCTGCAAGCATGCCTCAGCCTTGGCCTTCTCCGTCTCAGAGCGGCGTATCAAATCTCTAAACTCTTCTATTTTCGTGTCCAAATCTGGTCCATTAGGATCGTTTGGATCACTGCGTTGTCCCGAATCACGTAGAGATACACAAATGGCTAATTTCTTCGCAGCTTCACGTATAGCTACGTTCTCCTTCACCACACGACCCGCCAAATTCCTTGCTTCTTTCGTAAGCGTCTCTGATGCCGATTCATGTTCGGTGGTAATCTTTCGTATCGGATCATTATCGCACGGTTCGAAGTCATATTGTATATGTTGTTTTAATACTGGATAAAAGAGATAACAGCACTGTAGATTGTATTCACGCGTCAATTGTTGTGCCTGATCGCGTATTTTGCCGAACGAATTCTGTGTGGCCGAACAGGTGAGCAATTCGGTGCGGCCCATCAGTGTCAGGTACTCGGCTACTCGTTCAAATACATAATTCTCCATTGTGGTCATCGTTGTCTGCAGATCGACGGTGAAGTAACGATTCTGATGTGCATTCGCTGCGGCCAAACTAAGTATGTAGTCATTGCGTGCGCCCGTCGACTTTTCTTCCAGCAATTCTTTGCGCGATGTCACACGTGCGCTATTCTTTTGTAGCGAAGTGATCGATTGGAAGAATGAGCCCTTCTTTTTCTTTAGTTTCTCCTCAATATCTCGTGCTTTATCACGCACATCATGTGCACAGTGCTCCTCGTCGAAATATTGCTTTTTTGTCTTATCGACATCGGAAACGCTGAGATGCAATTCTTTTTGGACATTCACTATCTGGGAGAGCGCCCTTTTCGAAATGGCCAGTTTGTAGTCGCGTAGCACCTTAGCTTCGTCAGCAATCTGCTGCTGGAATACTTCAATGGCTGCGAGGCGAGCGCGTGCCAGCTTTTCATTCTCTTCAAGTACAGTACGCCAAACGCTCCACATGTTCCTATTTGAAGAAAAGTAATTAATAacttatttaatacattaataatTGCACTATAGTTAATTAGTTGAAGGAATCGTTTTACgattgcaattttgtaatagtGGCGAGAATCAGAAGAAAAACTTTGAGgagttaattttcaataatatgaCTTCATTTCTTATCGCGTCAGCTATAATAAGTAATAGGACTAGACCAAAAAGAAATGTGATAATAATTTCTAATACAAACTATCGTTAAATAATTAGTTGTATCCTCTTAGTTCGAGtcgacatatgtacatttatcaaATTTTCCTTTCTCCATCGGTGCCAAATGTACACATTGaacaatgaaaagaaaaaaaaccgcATTTAACTCCTTACAATTTATTGAGGTCTGAGGATCGTAACATAACtacattaatatacatatgtcaggAAAAGTGAGTTTTATAGATATGAATCATTGATAACATTCAAATTCAGCCTTATATCCTTTTTAACAGCTTCTTCCGATCTTTCGAGCATTTTGgtctttaataaattatatcatATAGGCAGAGTATTGAATCCAttctttgtgattttttttctaaattaaagcTTCCacaacattaatttaaaatactgttgtatgtatgtttgtaatgaataaactcaaaaactactctgccattggaaagctacattcaccccgagtaacataggctatattttttgcaagaatctcaactttctggaaatagtttcctggtgagggtatcaaaaaactACGTGATGGATAGTCTTaatctgaaaatgaaaatcgtcttgcaagtcattctcttcgcatcgcaatcgcttgCCAGAGAGTCAAGTAATGAGCGcacgcagctgcttgctgaacaaaatttcaaaacctcccaattacgcgcttgagagtcgaatACGGAGCGTgtacagcggcttgaagaacaaaaaataatagggcgagctctgagcgttcccaacgccttcataatcagagagaaagacatcggacactaaaggctagaggtcgtaatcaagttttagctcattgcaaattaaatataattaaatgaacccacgcaagaaacgggaaagtacatacatatataatatataggagagtgtgtaaaaacttataacttttgaaatgtttgtttaaagccgtgcgaagccggagcggtctacTAGTTTTTACATAAAGACACCAAACTTCATGATATCCCACCAAGGGTGAGACCAACAAGAATTAAGCAGTCGACTAATAAGTTTCATAATAAACTCGTTACCGCCAATAAAGTCATCAGAATATTTACCGGAAAACCCActgtaaaattttaacaatgAATTATTTCTTCTATAATTCCGTACGAATTAAGTTTAACATAATGTCTGTAACAGAGTAGCGTCTACAAAGAAAAGCTCTCAGTAGCCCAGaatatacaaaattgaaaacataatgGGTTACTTTTGAGGACAGCAATAAGCTGCTATATAAACACGTTCTGATAATTGTCCTATTGTAAGCACTCAACCTTTAACCAGTTATTTCATATCTCATGTAAGCTAAGCTGGTAAGCAATAACAAACTTAAAGCCTTTTTAGACAAATGACCATGTTAGCAGTAACAGTGCGATATGTGGGACGATTAAAACCTAAACGAATTTTAACAGGGATGATATGATATGTGGGACGATTCCAACGCAAAAATAAAGTGGGTGAGAGCAAGTGTGATAGAGACAAGATTGTGACACGCCAACAAGGATATGTCGTCATAACAAAGAGAATAAGAagagaaaacaaagaaaaactgtCAAATTCACATTTAAATAGTAAACAAACACAGAAACATTTCTCCaaacttgtaaaataaattaattatattattagttTATACTGAAACATTATTAGTGAAACGAGTGGTTTGTTTTctatttgtatatgttttcaACATCATTGCAACTTAAATGGATGatgtattattttgttgttttcttgcttTTTATGACGTCATTACCAAAtgcgaaacaaaaaatatttaagctcAAGAAAGATAGGGAAATTTACTGTAAAAGTAGGAGGCTTCATATCTGAAGTACGACCGATAAGGATTGGTGTACCGCCGGagagtgttttagggccaacttcATACATAAGATAATATAttcagcagaccttccaatatatgtatagacagcagaaataaatatatatacatatatccaaactccgagatcacccaaaccgatcggctaatgctttagtacattcctgtaatcaatcacgtataaaaagaagagatatacctgcatactaaagagcaacaaCTCTTGTTAGTTTTAAgcttgtttagttttaattagatttaAGAATTTATAACTTATTATTAGGCTTCAAAAAGCAGAttcaacaaataatgaaatattgaaaaaaagttgaagaaaaaTTATCCGTATTTATAAATAGAATCTTTCTCTTTTAAGGCAATGTTGACTTATATGGTTGACTTATGCCTTCTTTCGGAAAAATTAACCGTAGCTAGTATATATTACGTTCAGGAGATTAAAAAGTCACCTACCTATATAACCATAAGCATGAACAGTTGGTGatacataatacatatgagGTGCTGTTGTATTATTTGTAGTGTGTCAAGGTCAAGGTTGAGTAGCTTTACGAAAAGCAGTGgacaacaattttataaatagtttaACACTTTCTAGTAGAAACAATCAGCGGATcacaacagaaaaaaaaatagtttgtacATAGTACATTTAAACAAGGAAGGACAATACCATTACCAGCAACACTTAGCAATATATACACATGCTATTTGTATGTCATTCATACAATTTGCCAGTGTGTATCAGCAGTTTAAGTTTCGAAATTGCAAGAGGAACGTAGTGAACGTTTGTTACTCTCTACTCACCATCTCTCCTCCATGCCCTCCATTTTTATGTCGGGTATATTTGGTATTTTCTTATTCAAATATTGCGAAGAGATCTTCAGCAACGATTCGCTGTATGTTTTCTCAATGGCGGAACGTTTGATGGTGAACTGTCGGATGTCCTCGAGCAGATCGCATTCATGTTGATTCTTTAATTGCAATTTAGCCACTTGCTCTGTGTGTAAATTCTTTAAGAATTTCACATAATTTCCCTGTTAAAGATAAAATGCACCGTTAGAGGAGAAAAGATGcgagtaaatttaaataactgcacgtacaaacaaacatttaagcATTTGAACACGTATatgataaaagcaataaaataatatataaataataaaaatagttgtaagcACAGGCAGTTTTCATAGTAGGTGCATAAGCAATTCAGACACGTCTAGCGAGTAGCATGCAAACTAATTAATTCAACTAAATACGATAATGATGGATGAAATAAGATATTAATAACAAACGCAAATGTGTATTcctttataacttaattttattgcaattaaatacagttgaacttccataactcgaacttttataaCTGATAgttctccataaatcgaactcttgaattgccaATAGTagtcaaattacatacaaattactttccataactcgaaagtCTCTCGAACTTCAAGTTTTTGTGTATATCCTTGTGTTTCCATAGTAACTTAATTCTGACAAAAACTACTTAATTAGTAATGGgtaatgtatttaatttcaattttccaaaGATTATCCAACTATTATTGGTGAacggatttttatttttttctaaatctttctatgatataaaaacatattacatATCTAAATATGGGTTTCACAAATTATATTCGGGTGCCTATCGTCTGCATCATTTAGTGAAAATTGTCCTTATTATCCACCCAACCCCGCCACTAAAAAGTTTTGTTATTCGCAACTTCTAAAGCTAGATATACCAGCCAAACTTGATAAACACATTTCCCATTATAACCCACTTCTGGttgacccataattgggcgacgccacgcccattttccattttgtaaaaaaatctgagtgcagcttccatctgccatttcttatgtgaaatttagtgtttctgacgttttgcgttagtgagttaacccacttttagtaattttcaacttaacctttgtatgggagatgagcgtggttattatccgattttgtGGGgggtaagagaatcgactgcagaaagtttggtttatatagcttcattggtttgcgagatatatacaaataactgatttgggggcggggccacgcccacttccccaaaaaaattacatacagatatgccccttcctagtgcgatcctttattccaaattttactgttataactttatttatggcttagttctgacactttatgtgtttttggttttcgccattttgtgggcgtggcagtggaccgattttgctcatttcgaaagcaaccctctcatggtcccaaggaacatgtgttccaagtttcattaagatatctcaatttttactcaagttacagcttgcatggacggacggacggacggacggacagacggacagacatccggatttcaactccactcgtcatcctgatcatttatatatatataaccccatatctattttttttatttcttggtgacacaaacaaccgttatgtgaacaaaactataatactctgtgcaacaggttgcgagagtataaaaaactccGAACTTATTTCACCAATATTTGACATTAatcgttaaaataaataatacccaAGAAAAAATCACTAATCAATGTGTCTTAAAATCCTGATTATTTCGTAATAACTCTAGAAGTGTGTTAATCTTGCCTATTGAAtacttttaatgaattgtttcaATGTATTGAACATggcttaaaagaaatattttaattacctttGCTTTGAATATTAACAGAGCTTTAAAAGCGGACTTATTTGAAGTCTCAATTCCGGTATTATCAGTTTAACATTTAATGAAGTTCCCTAAATGTTTTAAGAAAGAAACTCTTTCGTGGAAGTGCACTCAAAAGATTtgaaacattaataaaatttagataATAAATCCGTTTCTGTAGAATTCTAaccaaatatatgaatatattaaacAACACTATTCTTCTTGGACCACCACTGTTCTTGACAGCAAATATGAGTTGGGAATATTATGAAGTACAGGTTTTTAGCTCGCGGGGCAAAGACTGAAAGAATAAGTAATGATTTTCGGACAGAACTCCTACACAGAACTACCGGAATATACCTAAATCAAAAGCAGTTCCTGCCTTGAATCCAATAAACTCATCCGATTAATAAGTTCGTACATACTTAAGTATTAGTACAATGTAtaagaaacaaaatataaagttaGAAATTGGATTGAAAAGATTACATCTAAAAACTAGGTTAGGGAAGATTGCAAAGATAATACTTCGATTTTTCCTTTATTGgatgaaattttaaaagtttccaGAACTGATTATCTggatttcaaaatgaaaaagtCTCAATCAAAAAGCTTTCAAATACAGTggacaaaaataacaaataagtcTAATagccaattaatttaaattagtcaAGGACTATTCAAGactcatatattttgtaatatacaatttattttctttttgttaactaaaaagtgcattaaaatttataagtacatattaatttatttatatatgtatatatttataataaatatatttattgctataataCGTGTGCTTAACTAAAATTGGAACAATAATTGCGGAAATATAAACGCGTAGGTGTCAATTCCCTCGCCTTCTTGTGActacaaatcaacgaaacacggAACAGTAAATGACAACATCGAGAACGGTAACGAAAAGGGGAAATAAAGAGTGAGTACACTACAAAGACACATATTAACACGAGagaaacgtacatacatacatatatgtaaatacacacacacatgtacatacatttttcagcCAAATTCATGGGGGCGGAAACTTACCTTACGTGGCGGGGGCTGCATTTTCGAGTGTGTTTACTTGGAATTGCACTCAGTGCAACCACTTCAAAGTAgatttggaaaaataatattctaaTTGCTTATttagtttatgtttttatattgctTTGGTGACGCAGTTGATAGATTACGTTATGTTATTAACTACCCTTAGCAATCgaatgttttcaatttaaacGAGAACATAATAGCTAAAAGAAATTTCGAAGGAACAAGGACATGAATATCAAAAGGAAACATAGAATAGCAATTTCACACAAATAATCATAGCTTAACAGAAAACATTTTGatagtatatttgttgttgtttcttttcacattttttttttttttggtagagAGAGGCACTAGAATTTCGGAGGAATATAATCACACAAGGAATGCAAAAGGGATATACTGCGCGATAGGAAATTTTCGAGTTATTATATAAGCACATGTAACTGACGGAAAGGCCGTGCAGACTCGTGTATACTGGAGCGCTTTTGCGGAACGGCAAAAGTAATGAATTAGCAATGCAGCATAGCACTAAAAAGCAGTCACATACACACTTTATGTAATGAGAAGAATAAGAATAtacatttctaattttttacacCACTgttttttagtgaattttaCATGCATATTTCCAATTTCTCTGctttaaataatgatttttcttTCGGGCACATCAGCAAGTATCGCACaagcatattatttaaatactttgcaaatacatatttatttatgagcataaaataaatgtcttaaaTATTCTCATATATTGTTGATTTATCACAGTAGCAGGCAAAATTGCGTTTATTTAATACAGAATATTATGCTAACACTTTTCTTCGACATATCCACTTCGTTGTGCTGTcgttttttcatttaaacaaattacTTAATAATATGCTCTACACAGATTTTCACTTTTCTGCTCAActgctattaaatatttaaattccttTACATTAagataacttttttttggccAGGCTAAGCAAATTTTTCAGCGAAAATTACGGTCGCGCAGTCTGAAAATATCTGATTTTCCTGCCAACTTATCGATTTCGTGAGGTTGCGTTGaaaatttcttttcaaatttcttCTTCCACTTTTCTCATTGGAAGTCGtaacacacattcatatgcaCGCACTTGAAATAGCGCTACGTTTAGGTATTTCCTAGTCGTTTGGCAGACTAACCGACTGAATGACAGGCTGATACACTCAACTCCCGTATAACTAAACACTGCGAGGCGTGCAAGCGTGGCGCTAAAGCCTACGCTTTTCTAATGGTAACCACAGTAATTTTCAGCTGTCTCTGTGGGTAGTATTAGGACGTCGAAATTCCACAGCAATTGGTAGTTAGTAGAAACCATTCATTCATATGACAACTGGAAGCAAATAGTTGAGCTTCCAACCCACACTCATGTGGACGCATGCGCAATGCAAATATCCTTTGCCCACGATTTTATCTCTTTTAGTACGCTCTGCATCATGGTTACTGCTTTGTCCTTTCCTTGAATTTGTTTTCACTTTCATTACTTTGCCTATTTATAGTTAGCGCCACCAGCTGTAAGTATTACCAATATATTTCTCCGTTTGCTGTTTGTAATCCAACGCTTATCGCGTTGTCATCAAGTTGCCATAAACTTGGTTGCGTGACGATGAGGTAATATTTGTTCTGATAATTGTTATACACGGTCAGCAGCTGTGGAATTCAATTGGCTGGTTTATAGGCTATACAAAACCAGAGGTCAATGTATCGTCaaagtatataataataaaactgcATTTGTTGTTTATGAGTTTACTGAAAGCATCAtccttattattattgttattattatatttttaatagaataaaAGTTAATTCATTACACTTTATGACACGTCtacaactgaaaataaaaaaaatgttttcaccaAATTCAGCATGACCAAACGTTATAAATTTGAGTAGTTCTGCTTTTTGAgtgaataatatgtatattttatcagCTACATTCCGGGTATTTAAGCACTTATCGAGTGGTTGTGATAAGGTAATAAATACAAACAGTCACGTATACCCCAAATAGCATaggtaaatattttacaattttattcgaaactggaaaatacataacttaatattatttcaaataaccaggcgaatattttaaatacatatatttgtatacacatatgaatgtactttcgaattttaatttcgatttgatTACGTTcacaaaatactatatataatttcatgaaCCCTTTTTACAATTTGAAGttgaaagaaacaaaaaaaaaactgtattcactaataacaaatgttgaaaattcactattattactatttttataactttataaaattaaactttataaTAGCTGCAGTTTATGTGGCTGCACATAAATTACTTCTTTAGCTGCTGCGTCCGCAGTTTGTATGGTATATGGTGCAATTGTTGGGTCAAAGAAAGCTTCTAGTCTGGTGCCGACTTTTATATGTGCTGCCATGTCGACATCAATTACAATACGTACATTATCAGCAATTTCACTATTTACATTGTTTTTCTCGCACTGCTCCAACTCCACTGTTGCTATGTGCACACCGTAAGCTTCGTGTAATTCTAATACACACATACGCGTACCGTTCTGTAGTCCCAGTTTTTGGTCATTCTGTAAGAAATTGCGTTCTATGCGGTTTGCTTCCTCTAACTTTTGCAAACGCTCCGCATATCCTCCTTGGATATATGGCTTTTTCTTTTGGTAAAATGTTATTGGATGAGCTTTCACTTTGGCAGCAGCACTTTCACGTTCAATTAGCGCAACTAATAATTCCAATTCTGTGGGTGCTGAGCTCTTTTGGGTGGCAGTAATGCCATTCTTTGGGGTGCGCATTGGTGAACCATTTTCTGATGAAGAAGACGACCATTCAATGGATGTATCTGCATTGTCATACTGTGATGAATAGTTTTTTGTCGgtgtcttttgttgttgttcagttGGTGTACTAATTTCTTGAAAGCTACTCTGGCAACGTAATATTGAAAAGGTCTTACGCACTTTACACCATGGAGAGCGATTTATACTATTATTGTCTGATGGAATATTCCTGCTACCCAAGGTGGTTCTTATTTCTCCGTGCGTTTCGATGCCTTTACTCAATTTTCGCTTAATACACAAGTTAGGCAATTTCGATTTTCTTGCTGACCGCGAGCACTTTCTACTAAGAGGAGTTGAGACACCATTGTCAACGTGGCTTGTATTCAAAAAACTTTGACAATTCTCGGTGGAATACTCGTCATCGCTACTCCAGGTTATATCCACAGATGCAGTCTCACTTTGTTTGGACAAGTTATGGCGGGAAAATATTGTATTCTCTTCGTCACTGCTACAATCCGATATTCTAAGCTCAGGAGATTGTCGTTTGGGACAGCATGGAATAGCCATTgtttcatattattaaaagtcaaagaaaacaattaattttattgtggacgctctgaaaatattatttgttatcttttgtaaataaaataataacaattaaacaTATGATTTCGTAGAGTTGCCAAAGGCTTCATATATGCAAAGTTTTTCCGATAGATGGCCGCATACATTTCAAGTTTGACCAACTTTAACGttttaaaactattaaaatataatacttatagcacgtaaaggaaaatataatttaacgtCATTGCTATCAAAAACTGAATAAAACAAGATATCGAAACACATATGACGCTGTTTACAGAtgtaaacacatatttatatatacctttATGTACTGTCCCGATCCGCATTTAATCAAAAGGTTTAGGCTAGGATAGCCAATTGTTAATGTCAACATCGAAGTGATTTAAAGCTAATTAACATGAAATCATCAAGTGCGACTCTGATTTAGCGCCTTCTGTTTGTCACATTTTGCTTAATCACAGCTGATTTTGACGATATGAGatacaaataattcaaatagaTAATCTTGAAATAAACTCGGTGACGCGATTAATATTATGTTCCATTaagtgataataaaaaaaaaagaaataatggcagaggtttcaagaaaaaaaagagTAAATTGGAGTGAGGCTGCCGAAGCCGATCTAATACAGTTCTGGGCAATGAACATGGCAGAGCTTCGAACAGTTAAGagaaatatgcatatacatCAGGAAATAGCGAAGGACATGACTTCAATTGGCCATAAATATACGGCTGTGGAAATTagggtaaaaattaaaaatttcaataaaagatACAGGTAGGTAATAAATTATGATGTAAAACgtcataattaaatataatattttgtttaattttaggatGGAGAAGAAGAATATAGGTCCATCGGGTATTTCAACTTGGATACATTTCGATGCGGTCCACAAAGCAATAACCGgctacaaaagtttttgttCGGACGAGCTTGCGGAGGACAGTATTGTGggtaagtgtgtgtgttgtaagtgTATTGAAGTAGGTTCCATAATTCATACT containing:
- the LOC105218573 gene encoding protein nervous wreck isoform X6, yielding MKKRQHNEVDMSKKSGNYVKFLKNLHTEQVAKLQLKNQHECDLLEDIRQFTIKRSAIEKTYSESLLKISSQYLNKKIPNIPDIKMEGMEERWNMWSVWRTVLEENEKLARARLAAIEVFQQQIADEAKVLRDYKLAISKRALSQIVNVQKELHLSVSDVDKTKKQYFDEEHCAHDVRDKARDIEEKLKKKKGSFFQSITSLQKNSARVTSRKELLEEKSTGARNDYILSLAAANAHQNRYFTVDLQTTMTTMENYVFERVAEYLTLMGRTELLTCSATQNSFGKIRDQAQQLTREYNLQCCYLFYPVLKQHIQYDFEPCDNDPIRKITTEHESASETLTKEARNLAGRVVKENVAIREAAKKLAICVSLRDSGQRSDPNDPNGPDLDTKIEEFRDLIRRSETEKAKAEACLQSLREGGINVDEWVQEAEIMGVQELARSASSISMRTDASGQGENPSSDSFYDSDKEDAGGAQAGVAAKSKVEKELSRDKTFSDSDEDVEERVPEPIAAAPMMAASTGWDDPTEVNWGAEEEEKDEPIVPEPKEAIFKCTALYSYTAQNPDELTIVENEQLEVIGEGDGDGWLRARNYRGEEGYVPHNYLDIEQDTAVNGSSGNQLRSQISFSSVDYTVDNEDQTVDSMQSPDQVSVIMAPQKRKSDVLYCIALYDYDATAEDELTFEEGQIIKIVTKTAHGVDDGWWEGELDGKFGNFPSLVVEECDENGEPMSEGGDESPPPTAPPSFALPPAPALPPEYAHELTEDMFESQDTADDDSGYIPNGGAPSMPPPVLSNKASIKKVLIQEPGMEDDISDDGNPPPSLPPPALNVGPSKEGNSLNLGESDGGGAAAATAKTASSDDDKPVKQKKMEPKPVVQAAADENENHEDDTHSSDQDPDSEAKTLQEAEDPFNEKGSAANAGDGFEANFEANFDANFDDAFAGGAQSADVNAELSADDVQAPKQVVGGRASIPEELDSNQLARLQNLKESNA
- the LOC105218573 gene encoding protein nervous wreck isoform X2; the encoded protein is MQPPPRKGNYVKFLKNLHTEQVAKLQLKNQHECDLLEDIRQFTIKRSAIEKTYSESLLKISSQYLNKKIPNIPDIKMEGMEERWNMWSVWRTVLEENEKLARARLAAIEVFQQQIADEAKVLRDYKLAISKRALSQIVNVQKELHLSVSDVDKTKKQYFDEEHCAHDVRDKARDIEEKLKKKKGSFFQSITSLQKNSARVTSRKELLEEKSTGARNDYILSLAAANAHQNRYFTVDLQTTMTTMENYVFERVAEYLTLMGRTELLTCSATQNSFGKIRDQAQQLTREYNLQCCYLFYPVLKQHIQYDFEPCDNDPIRKITTEHESASETLTKEARNLAGRVVKENVAIREAAKKLAICVSLRDSGQRSDPNDPNGPDLDTKIEEFRDLIRRSETEKAKAEACLQSLREGGINVDEWVQEAEIMGVQELARSASSISMRTDASGQGENPSSDSFYDSDKEDAGGAQAGVAAKSKVEKELSRDKTFSDSDEDVEERVPEPIAAAPMMAASTGWDDPTEVNWGAEEEEKDEPIVPEPKEAIFKCTALYSYTAQNPDELTIVENEQLEVIGEGDGDGWLRARNYRGEEGYVPHNYLDIEQDTAVNGSSGNQLRSQISFSSVDYTVDNEDQTVDSMQSPDQVSVIMAPQKRKSDVLYCIALYDYDATAEDELTFEEGQIIKIVTKTAHGVDDGWWEGELDGKFGNFPSLVVEECDENGEPMSEGGDESPPPTAPPSFALPPAPALPPEYAHELTEDMFESQDTADDDSGYIPNGGAPSMPPPVLSNKASIKKVLIQEPGMEDDISDDGNPPPSLPPPALNVGPSKEGNSLNLGMAQIIVTAATPMVEDGTDKSFPPVGESDGGGAAAATAKTASSDDDKPVKQKKMEPKPVVQAAADENENHEDDTHSSDQDPDSEAKTLQEAEDPFNEKGSAANAGDGFEANFEANFDANFDDAFAGGAQSADVNAELSADDVQAPKQVVGGRASIPEELDSNQLARLQNLKESNA
- the LOC105218573 gene encoding protein nervous wreck isoform X9 — encoded protein: MKKRQHNEVDMSKKSGNYVKFLKNLHTEQVAKLQLKNQHECDLLEDIRQFTIKRSAIEKTYSESLLKISSQYLNKKIPNIPDIKMEGMEERWNMWSVWRTVLEENEKLARARLAAIEVFQQQIADEAKVLRDYKLAISKRALSQIVNVQKELHLSVSDVDKTKKQYFDEEHCAHDVRDKARDIEEKLKKKKGSFFQSITSLQKNSARVTSRKELLEEKSTGARNDYILSLAAANAHQNRYFTVDLQTTMTTMENYVFERVAEYLTLMGRTELLTCSATQNSFGKIRDQAQQLTREYNLQCCYLFYPVLKQHIQYDFEPCDNDPIRKITTEHESASETLTKEARNLAGRVVKENVAIREAAKKLAICVSLRDSGQRSDPNDPNGPDLDTKIEEFRDLIRRSETEKAKAEACLQSLREGGINVDEWVQEAEIMGVQELARSASSISMRTDASGQGENPSSDSFYDSDKEDAGGAQAGVAAKSKVEKELSRDKTFSDSDEDVEERVPEPIAAAPMMAASTGWDDPTEVNWGAEEEEKDEPIVPEPKEAIFKCTALYSYTAQNPDELTIVENEQLEVIGEGDGDGWLRARNYRGEEGYVPHNYLDIEQDTAVNGSSGNQLRSQISFSSVDYTVDNEDQTVDSMQSPDQVSVIMAPQKRKSDVLYCIALYDYDATAEDELTFEEGQIIKIVTKTAHGVDDGWWEGELDGKFGNFPSLVVEECDENGEPMSEGGDESPPPTAPPSFALPPAPALPPEYAHELTEDMFESQDTADDDSGYIPNGGAPSMPPPVLIQEPGMEDDISDDGNPPPSLPPPALNVGPSKEGNSLNLGESDGGGAAAATAKTASSDDDKPVKQKKMEPKPVVQAAADENENHEDDTHSSDQDPDSEAKTLQEAEDPFNEKGSAANAGDGFEANFEANFDANFDDAFAGGAQSADVNAELSADDVQAPKQVVGGRASIPEELDSNQLARLQNLKESNA